A region of Macaca thibetana thibetana isolate TM-01 chromosome 20, ASM2454274v1, whole genome shotgun sequence DNA encodes the following proteins:
- the LOC126944620 gene encoding vasorin isoform X1 — MCSRVPLLLPLLLLLALRPGVQGCPSGCQCSQPQTVFCTARQGTTVPRDVPPNTVGLYVFENGITTLDTGSFAGLPSLQLLDLSQNQIASLPSGVFQPLANLSNLDLTANRLHEITNETFHGLRRLERLYLGKNRIRHIQPGAFDTLDRLLELKLQDNELRALPPLRLPRLLLLDLSHNSFLALEPGILDTANVEALRLAGLGLQQLDEGLFSRLRNLHDLDVSDNQLERVPPVIRGLRGLTRLRLAGNTRIAQLRPEDLAGLAALQELDLSNLSLQALPSDLSGLFPRLRLLAAARNPFNCVCPLSWFGPWVRESHVTLASPEETRCHFPPKNAGRLLLELDYADFGCPATTTTAAVPTTRPMVREPTLLSSSLAPTWLSPTEPATEAPSLPSTAPPTIGPVPQPQDCPPSTCLNGGTCHLEARHHLACLCPEGFTGLYCESQMGQGTQPSPTPATPRPPRPLTLGIEPVSPTSLRVGLQRYLQGSSVQLRSLRLTYRNLSGPDKRLVTLRLPASLTEYTVTQLRPNATYSICVMPLGPGRVPEGDEACGEARTPPAVHSNHAPVTQAREGNLPLLIAPALAAVFLAALAAVGTAYCVRRGRAVAAVAQDKGQVGPGAGPLELEGVKAPLEPGPKATEGGGETLPSGSECEVPLMGFPGPGLQSPLHAKPYI; from the coding sequence ATGTGCTCCAGGGTCCCTCTGCTACTgcccctgctcctgctcctggccCTGAGGCCCGGGGTGCAGGGCTGCCCATCCGGCTGCCAGTGCAGCCAGCCACAGACAGTCTTCTGCACTGCCCGCCAGGGGACCACGGTGCCCCGAGACGTGCCACCCAACACGGTGGGGCTGTACGTCTTTGAGAACGGCATCACCACGCTCGACACAGGCAGCTTTGCCGGCCTGCCGAGCCTGCAGCTCCTGGACCTGTCACAGAACCAGATTGCCAGCCTGCCCAGCGGGGTCTTCCAGCCACTCGCCAACCTCAGCAACTTGGACCTGACAGCCAACAGGCTGCATGAAATCACCAATGAGACTTTCCATGGCCTGCGGCGCCTCGAGCGCCTCTACCTGGGCAAGAACCGCATCCGCCACATCCAACCTGGTGCCTTCGACACGCTCGACCGCCTCCTGGAGCTCAAGCTGCAGGACAACGAGCTGAGGGCACTGCCCCCGCTGCGCCTGCCCCGCCTGCTGCTGCTGGACCTCAGCCACAACAGCTTCCTGGCCCTGGAGCCCGGCATCCTGGACACTGCCAACGTGGAGGCGCTGCGGCTGGCCGGTctggggctgcagcagctggACGAGGGGCTCTTCAGCCGCTTGCGCAACCTCCACGACCTGGATGTGTCTGACAACCAGCTGGAGCGAGTGCCACCTGTGATCCGAGGCCTCCGGGGCCTGACGCGCCTGCGGCTAGCCGGCAACACCCGCATCGCCCAGCTGCGGCCCGAGGACCTGGCCGGCCTGGCTGCCCTGCAGGAGCTGGACCTGAGCAACCTAAGCCTGCAGGCCCTGCCTAGCGACCTCTCGGGCCTCTTCCCCCGCCTGCGGCTGCTGGCAGCTGCCCGCAACCCCTTCAACTGCGTGTGCCCCCTGAGCTGGTTTGGCCCCTGGGTGCGCGAGAGCCACGTCACACTGGCCAGCCCTGAAGAGACGCGCTGCCACTTCCCGCCCAAGAATGCTGGCCGACTGCTCCTGGAGCTTGACTACGCCGACTTTGGCTGCCCAGCCACCACTACCACGGCCGCAGTGCCCACCACGAGGCCCATGGTGCGGGAGCCTACACTGTTGTCTTCTAGCTTGGCTCCTACCTGGCTTAGCCCCACAGAGCCGGCCACTGAGGCCCCCAGCCTGCCCTCCACTGCCCCACCTACTATAGGGCCTGTCCCCCAGCCCCAGGACTGCCCACCGTCCACCTGCCTCAATGGGGGCACATGCCACCTGGAAGCACGGCACCACCTGGCATGCTTGTGCCCTGAGGGCTTCACGGGCCTGTACTGTGAGAGCCAGATGGGGCAGGGGACACAGCCCAGCCCTACACCAGCCACGCCGAGGCCACCACGGCCCCTGACCCTGGGCATCGAGCCGGTGAGCCCCACCTCCCTGCGTGTGGGGCTGCAGCGCTACCTCCAGGGGAGCTCTGTGCAGCTCAGGAGCCTCCGCCTCACCTACCGCAACCTATCGGGCCCTGATAAGCGTCTGGTGACGCTGCGGCTGCCCGCCTCGCTCACTGAGTACACGGTCACCCAGCTGCGGCCCAATGCCACCTACTCCATCTGTGTCATGCCTTTGGGGCCCGGGCGGGTGCCGGAGGGTGACGAGGCCTGCGGGGAGGCCCGCACACCCCCAGCCGTCCACTCCAACCACGCCCCAGTCACCCAGGCCCGCGAGGGCAACCTGCCACTCCTCATTGCGCCCGCCCTGGCCGCAGTGTTCCTGGCCGCGCTGGCTGCGGTGGGGACAGCCTACTGTGTGCGACGGGGGCGGGCCGTGGCAGCAGTGGCTCAGGACAAAGGGCAGGTGGGGCCAGGGGCTGGGCCCCTGGAACTGGAGGGGGTGAAGGCCCCCTTGGAGCCAGGCCCAAAGGCAACAGAGGGCGGTGGAGAGACCCTGCCCAGCGGGTCTGAGTGTGAGGTGCCACTCATGGGCTTCCCAGGGCCTGGCCTCCAGTCACCCCTCCACGCAAAGCCCTACATCTAA